A single genomic interval of Helianthus annuus cultivar XRQ/B chromosome 6, HanXRQr2.0-SUNRISE, whole genome shotgun sequence harbors:
- the LOC110944403 gene encoding uncharacterized protein LOC110944403, translated as MGRIATVDALSQRNCFSGDSMCVLCEDFDESADHLLCGCCVASNVWSMVSRWCRVSPIFVFSVRDFLGLSDFSGLGELAKEAFHEILIVGAWCIWRARNNKRFNNSLKTAHDIFLDIRSLGFHLYRNRSRNKAISWANWCSFSLM; from the coding sequence ATGGGGCGCATTGCTACGGTGGATGCTTTGAGTCAAAGGAATTGTTTTAGTGGGGATAGCATGTGTGTCTTATGCGAGGATTTCGATGAATCGGCTGATCATCTGCTTTGTGGTTGCTGTGTGGCGAGCAATGTTTGGAGTATGGTGTCTCGTTGGTGCCGGGTCAGTCCGATCTTTGTGTTTTCGGTTAGAGACTTCCTTGGCCTTAGTGATTTTTCGGGCCTAGGGGAGTTGGCTAAAGAGGCGTTTCATGAGATTCTCATAGTTGGGGCGTGGTGTATCTGGAGGGCCCGGAATAATAAAAGATTTAACAATTCTCTTAAGACGGCTCACGACATTTTTTTAGATATTAGAAGTCTCGGATTCCATTTATATAGAAATAGATCAAGGAATAAAGCCATTAGTTGGGCTAATTGGTGTTCTTTCAGTTTGATGTAA
- the LOC110864743 gene encoding pectinesterase inhibitor 9: protein MAHTFLSLLVLLLTTFTLNPTVKCASRVRAYVEQQCRPTLYTNLCIRTLLPFVSKSNAPDPEQLTRISLTTCLIKARLTKAYVNTVAQEFNKTKNARYYEAVTDCLSQINDGVNQITQSLKEQKRMAHDAEKYFSWHQSNVQTWVSTALTDVTTCLDRISDKAIGGKEKGRIKARVLNVKHLASNALALFNRFASRHRGSRRVKTP, encoded by the coding sequence ATGGCACATACATTCCTCTCTCTACTTGTGCTCCTTCTGACTACATTCACCTTAAACCCGACGGTCAAGTGTGCTTCTCGAGTTCGGGCATATGTCGAGCAGCAATGTCGTCCAACGCTATACACTAACCTATGCATACGAACCCTTCTACCCTTTGTTAGCAAATCAAATGCACCAGACCCCGAACAACTAACCAGGATTTCGCTAACCACATGCCTAATCAAAGCTCGACTCACAAAGGCGTATGTGAATACAGTCGCGCAAGAATTCAATAAAACAAAGAATGCGCGATACTATGAAGCCGTGACAGATTGCTTATCTCAAATAAATGATGGGGTAAACCAAATAACTCAATCCCTTAAGGAGCAAAAAAGAATGGCGCATGATGCGGAGAAGTATTTTTCGTGGCACCAAAGTAATGTGCAAACATGGGTTAGCACCGCGTTAACGGATGTGACAACGTGCCTTGATAGGATATCGGATAAGGCCATAGGGGGCAAGGAGAAGGGGAGAATTAAGGCGCGCGTATTGAATGTTAAACACCTTGCGAGCAACGCACTTGCGTTGTTTAATAGGTTTGCATCAAGACACCGTGGATCTCGTAGGGTCAAGACTCCATGA
- the LOC110944402 gene encoding uncharacterized protein LOC110944402: MDQMGFPNKWCEWVFGILSSARSSVLVNGSHTFEFPCFKGIRQGDPISPFLFLIVMEGFSSMVRRASSVGTFRGIMLPNNGPTLTNLLYADDSVLIGEWSGSNIKHMALLLRCFNIVSGLQINMGKSSLMGIGVSSSQVEIMAKVLNCKKGSTPFIHLGVMVGARMTRVANWKSVMEVVESRLSLWKAATLSISGLVTLIKSVLESIPNYHLSLFKAPAAVLHGIEGIIRRSFWGGNKTLKNLH, translated from the coding sequence ATGGATCAAATGGGCTTTCCTAATAAATGGTGTGAGTGGGTTTTCGGCATCTTATCTTCGGCTAGGTCTTCCGTTCTTGTCAATGGCTCACATACGTTCGAGTTCCCTTGTTTCAAAGGTATTCGTCAAGGAGATCCAATCTCTCCTTTTTTGTTCCTCATTGTTATGGAAGGCTTTTCTAGTATGGTGAGAAGAGCGAGTAGTGTGGGTACCTTTAGAGGTATTATGCTCCCGAACAATGGTCCCACCCTTACGAATCTTTTATACGCCGATGATTCTGTGCTTATAGGGGAATGGTCGGGAtctaacattaaacatatggcgCTTTTGCTGCGTTGTTTTAACATTGTTTCGGGTCTTCAAATTAATATGGGTAAGTCAAGTCTTATGGGGATTGGAGTTAGCTCTAGTCAAGTGGAAATtatggcaaaagttctaaattgCAAAAAAGGTTCGACCCCCTTCATTCATCTCGGGGTCATGGTGGGAGCTAGGATGACAAGAGTGGCAAACTGGAAGTCGGTTATGGAGGTGGTTGAATCTCGTCTTTCGTTATGGAAAGCTGCTACGTTATCTATTAGTGGTCTTGTTACTCTCATAAAATCCGTGCTCGAAAGTATTCCCAACTATCACCTCTCTCTCTTCAAGGCTCCGGCTGCGGTTTTGCATGGAATCGAAGGCATCATTAGACGTTCTTTTTGGGGAGGTAATAAGACTCTTAAAAATTTGCATTAG